The genomic window ATCTTCATAAAACAGCACACCTTCGCGCACCTTCATCTTCATCGGAAAATCAGTTATTCTTGTCATTGTTTCGCTTCCAAGTTTCCCCTGCATCAGCCAATAGAATTAACCCTATGCGGCCATATAATCAAACATTTATTTTGTATTTGTATATCATTTGACGGTTTCTATTCAGCATTTCCCGTTTCCCCCCACCTAAATGGCTATTTCCTGATCTCGTACTCCCCTGGTTTCGCGCTGAAGGTGATCGATGGCGGCTTGGTCTGCACCCGTGTGTGTTTTCCATTTTCGATGCGGAAGACGGCCCATTGCCGACGATCCATCCCGGGAATATCAAGGCTCAGAGGAAAAGCCTTATTATGGTTCACGACGGCGCGTCCTTCATCAGCGAAAACCGCATGCGGCATGATCTTCAGCATCCAGCGGTTGGAAAACTTTTCACCTTCGAATACGGCCTTCAGAAAATACATGCCCTTCCCTTCGTACTGAACAAAGGGCGAACTGCTGTAACCGGCAATACGTTTCGGAATACGGGGAAGCTCGATAAAGTCGTTTTTCAGGTCTCCGGTATGTATGAGTTGCTCTTCATCCGCATAGGCACTCAGGTCCAATGAAAAGGAGAGTGCAGCATTCCCGAAACGGTCAGCTTCATCTTCCGTTGTTTCATAGGGCACATAGCGCGGTGTATTTTTGAACACCTGTCCGGCAATCAGAAAGCTGGCCGCTTTTCGCGGAGTGGTTACCATGTTCAGGTTGTGGGAATGATTCCTGGAAAGCCCACCTTCACGATTGTCATATAGGTAGTACGTCCACATGGTCGCCACTTGCGCACCCTGTGCCCGGAAATATTTCGCCATGGCCGGATACAAATAGGTCGATTGGTTATGCCATGTCTCATATTCATAAACGATGGAAGCCTTTTTCCCCTTGAACCGCTTTTCCTGCAGCCAACCCTGCCACTCCCTATCGCGATAGGACTGCTCCAGGTAGGGCAGATAGTTGCGGTCACTCAAATCACGCCGCCCGCTCTTCTGGGCATCATTCTGCCCTGGGTAAGTTGAAAACGAAACGACAGGCACGGCCGAATCCACAGCCGCGTCAAAGGATTCCCAGCCCTGATGCAAAGGCCCCTGCGACCAGAAAAGATTCCAGCATGCGACCGCCGGAACACGTTCTTCATACAGCAACCGATCTATGCGGTTGATGTAGGTTCTAATGGATTCCGTCTTAAAAAGGTTCCATGCATTGGAACTGTCCTGCTGCCCATTGGCAGAAAGCCATTCTTCGTATACGCGCA from Pontiella desulfatans includes these protein-coding regions:
- a CDS encoding glycoside hydrolase family 5 protein, which translates into the protein MTLRTLIPCILLFVAAAVADQRGKGWYGTIVSCPGDEQFQRIYVQDATLYHDDGDEVALWGVNFQSAMSWEWHRTQSGKGRSQKVDVVQWKSIVNRGFDEIQQMGCDIIRIHLCPGDLADAQGNLIETVWLDMLDYTMAECHRRGIYVNFALLNHLGAEKGRDAILNYALKEHKWEAMVVPGKLEATDNYIRQLVNRPNPYDGGRIYKEYPGWIIAEIMNEPTWPKSVPSEREFPDGVRVYEEWLSANGQQDSSNAWNLFKTESIRTYINRIDRLLYEERVPAVACWNLFWSQGPLHQGWESFDAAVDSAVPVVSFSTYPGQNDAQKSGRRDLSDRNYLPYLEQSYRDREWQGWLQEKRFKGKKASIVYEYETWHNQSTYLYPAMAKYFRAQGAQVATMWTYYLYDNREGGLSRNHSHNLNMVTTPRKAASFLIAGQVFKNTPRYVPYETTEDEADRFGNAALSFSLDLSAYADEEQLIHTGDLKNDFIELPRIPKRIAGYSSSPFVQYEGKGMYFLKAVFEGEKFSNRWMLKIMPHAVFADEGRAVVNHNKAFPLSLDIPGMDRRQWAVFRIENGKHTRVQTKPPSITFSAKPGEYEIRK